From the genome of Clostridium sp. BNL1100, one region includes:
- a CDS encoding CvpA family protein — MNWADFTVLIIIAVFTFIGLKNGFLYSVFRLLSYILSIIFAVKFYPVLSGILQKTVLFDSVKMSVIRGLMKQQGQTISNAKETAAQSVVEGLKLPGFLKDSILEHIQNSNILDFSGIINAVGSEIASLVMNILSLIIIYALIRFGLIFAKIIIKTIARVPVFRQLDKTGGIVLGAVEGILAVYVICAVLVLFSAFPKFSSSIDEIERSLFAGHFYENNFIVSWISPDDIDQN, encoded by the coding sequence ATGAACTGGGCAGATTTCACAGTCTTAATTATTATAGCCGTATTTACTTTTATTGGATTGAAAAATGGTTTTCTTTATTCAGTATTCAGACTATTGTCATACATTTTGTCTATTATTTTTGCAGTTAAATTTTATCCTGTTCTTTCAGGGATACTTCAGAAGACAGTCTTATTTGACAGTGTAAAAATGTCAGTAATAAGAGGGTTGATGAAGCAGCAGGGACAAACCATATCCAACGCCAAGGAGACTGCGGCGCAGTCAGTGGTTGAAGGTTTGAAACTGCCGGGGTTTTTAAAAGATTCCATACTTGAGCACATACAAAATAGTAATATACTTGACTTTTCAGGTATAATAAATGCTGTTGGCTCTGAAATTGCTTCACTTGTAATGAATATATTAAGTCTAATAATAATATACGCTCTTATAAGATTTGGACTCATATTTGCAAAGATTATAATAAAAACTATCGCCAGAGTACCTGTATTCCGTCAGCTTGATAAAACAGGCGGAATAGTGCTGGGTGCCGTAGAGGGAATACTTGCGGTTTATGTAATTTGTGCAGTTCTTGTACTGTTCAGTGCATTTCCAAAATTCAGTTCATCTATAGATGAAATAGAAAGATCTTTATTTGCCGGCCATTTTTATGAAAATAATTTCATTGTTAGCTGGATATCACCGGATGATATTGATCAGAATTAA
- the ilvD gene encoding dihydroxy-acid dehydratase: MRSDVVKKGIEKAPHRSLFKAMGYTDEELERPLIGVANSKSEIIPGHIHLDKITEAVKAGIRMAGGTPIEFGAIGVCDGIAMGHTGMKYSLATRELIADSCEAMGKAHSFDGMVFIPNCDKIVPGMLMAAARINIPSIVISGGPMLSLNKDGKQLDLNSMFEAVGSYKAGTMTKEEVDDIENHACPGCGSCSGMFTANSMNCLTEVLGMGLTGNGTIPAVYAERIRLAKYAGMRIMELVEKDIKPSDILTNEAFENALTVDMALGCSTNSVLHLPAIANEIGIEINLDIINEISSRTPNLCKLAPAGKYHIQDLYNAGGVQAVMSELAKKDLLHLDLITATGKTVRENIQNAKVKDHEVVKSIDAPHSTTGGIAVLRGNIAPDGAVVKKSAVADSMLVHTGPARVFDSEDDAITAIYNGEINKGDVVIIRYEGPKGGPGMREMLGPTSAIAGMGLDSDVALITDGRFSGASRGASIGHVSPEAMEGGPIALVQEGDIVDIDIPSGRINIQVSDEDMVKRKESWKAPQPKITTGYLGRYARLVTSASTGAVLK; encoded by the coding sequence ATGAGAAGCGATGTAGTAAAAAAAGGCATAGAAAAAGCACCCCATAGATCACTATTCAAGGCTATGGGTTATACCGACGAAGAACTGGAAAGGCCTCTAATAGGAGTTGCAAACTCAAAAAGTGAAATAATACCGGGACACATACATCTGGATAAAATAACGGAAGCAGTAAAAGCCGGAATCAGAATGGCCGGCGGAACACCGATAGAATTTGGTGCAATAGGCGTTTGCGATGGGATAGCAATGGGACATACGGGAATGAAATACTCACTTGCAACCAGAGAACTGATCGCTGACTCATGTGAAGCAATGGGAAAGGCACACAGCTTTGACGGAATGGTTTTCATCCCCAATTGTGATAAGATTGTACCGGGAATGTTAATGGCTGCTGCAAGAATAAATATTCCATCCATAGTTATCAGCGGCGGGCCGATGCTTTCCCTTAACAAGGACGGAAAGCAGCTTGATCTAAACAGTATGTTTGAAGCTGTTGGTTCATATAAAGCAGGGACAATGACAAAGGAAGAAGTGGATGATATTGAAAACCATGCGTGTCCGGGCTGCGGTTCATGCTCGGGAATGTTTACGGCAAATTCCATGAACTGCCTTACAGAAGTGCTGGGAATGGGGCTTACCGGAAACGGAACAATACCTGCTGTATATGCAGAACGTATAAGACTGGCAAAGTACGCAGGAATGAGAATCATGGAACTTGTAGAAAAAGACATTAAGCCATCAGACATACTCACAAATGAAGCTTTTGAAAATGCATTAACAGTGGATATGGCCCTTGGCTGTTCAACGAACTCAGTGCTTCATCTTCCAGCTATTGCAAATGAAATAGGAATAGAGATTAATCTGGATATTATCAACGAAATCAGCTCTAGGACTCCAAATCTGTGCAAGTTGGCTCCTGCAGGGAAATATCATATACAGGATTTATACAATGCAGGCGGTGTTCAGGCTGTCATGAGTGAGCTGGCTAAAAAAGATCTACTCCACCTGGATTTGATAACTGCCACAGGTAAAACAGTAAGAGAAAATATTCAGAATGCAAAAGTAAAGGATCATGAGGTAGTAAAAAGTATAGATGCTCCACACAGTACTACCGGAGGAATAGCCGTACTAAGAGGTAATATTGCACCTGACGGAGCAGTTGTTAAAAAATCAGCTGTAGCTGATTCAATGCTTGTTCATACAGGGCCTGCAAGAGTATTCGACAGCGAGGACGACGCAATAACGGCTATATATAACGGAGAAATAAATAAAGGAGATGTTGTAATCATCCGCTATGAAGGCCCAAAGGGTGGCCCCGGTATGAGAGAAATGCTGGGCCCTACATCCGCTATTGCGGGAATGGGTTTGGACAGTGATGTTGCACTCATCACAGACGGTAGATTCTCCGGTGCTTCCAGAGGAGCTTCAATCGGCCATGTATCACCGGAGGCAATGGAAGGCGGCCCGATAGCACTTGTTCAGGAAGGTGATATAGTTGACATTGATATACCTTCAGGTCGTATAAATATTCAAGTCTCTGATGAAGATATGGTAAAACGTAAAGAGTCATGGAAGGCTCCTCAGCCTAAGATAACCACTGGATATCTTGGCAGATATGCCAGACTGGTTACATCTGCAAGTACGGGGGCAGTACTCAAATAA
- the ilvB gene encoding biosynthetic-type acetolactate synthase large subunit: MKLSGADVIIECLKEQGVDTVFGYPGGQAIIIYDALYRARNEIQHILTSHEQGASHAADGYARATGKVGVCIATSGPGATNLVTGIATAYMDSVPMVAITGQVPTALLGKDSFQEVDITGITMPVTKHNFIVKDVAQLAQTIRKAFAIAKEGRPGPVLVDVCKDVTAAQVEYTPQKPDKDDYQSTKVTEIATDDLDRAMQAINEAKRPLLLSGAGVGIAGSESEILELAETASIPVCTSLMGMGTFPGTHPLYTGMVGMHGTKASNYAVHSCDLLIVAGSRFSDRIVSNINTFAPEAKIMHIDVDPAEVSKNVRADYPLVGDIKKILKTLLKGIVYKKDTDWIKKVLEWKEIYPLKYDISDTVIKPQYIIERICELTKGDAIITTEVGQHQMWAAQYFKYNRFRQFISSGGLGTMGYGLGACIGAQLARPDKKVINIAGDGSFRMNCSELATAVEYKLPIIIALFNNKALGMVRQWQELFFGGRFSQTSIDRGTDFAALAEAFGAKGINVNHPAQVDAAISTALSETCRPVLLNFEIDKDDKVFPIVPPGAGLNEVVDC, translated from the coding sequence ATGAAACTGTCAGGTGCTGACGTTATTATAGAATGTTTAAAAGAGCAGGGTGTTGATACGGTTTTTGGATATCCGGGAGGTCAGGCAATAATAATTTATGATGCCTTGTACAGGGCGCGAAATGAAATACAGCACATACTTACCTCTCATGAGCAAGGTGCATCGCATGCGGCGGACGGTTATGCCAGAGCAACAGGAAAAGTCGGCGTATGTATAGCAACATCAGGGCCTGGTGCGACAAACCTTGTAACAGGTATTGCAACAGCATACATGGATTCCGTTCCAATGGTTGCAATAACAGGGCAGGTGCCGACTGCACTTCTAGGGAAGGACTCCTTTCAGGAAGTAGATATTACCGGAATAACAATGCCCGTAACCAAGCACAACTTTATAGTAAAGGATGTTGCACAGCTTGCACAGACAATTAGAAAGGCCTTTGCTATTGCAAAAGAAGGCAGGCCGGGGCCTGTATTGGTGGATGTGTGCAAGGACGTTACGGCAGCACAAGTGGAGTATACGCCCCAAAAGCCTGATAAAGACGATTATCAATCAACAAAGGTGACTGAAATAGCCACAGACGATTTGGACCGGGCGATGCAAGCTATAAATGAAGCAAAAAGGCCTTTATTACTCTCTGGAGCAGGAGTCGGTATAGCCGGGTCAGAAAGTGAAATATTAGAGCTGGCTGAAACAGCATCAATTCCCGTATGTACATCGCTTATGGGAATGGGGACATTCCCCGGGACACATCCCCTATACACTGGTATGGTGGGCATGCACGGTACAAAAGCCTCTAACTATGCCGTACATAGCTGTGATTTACTTATAGTTGCCGGGTCTCGTTTCAGCGACAGAATTGTAAGCAATATAAACACATTTGCACCTGAGGCAAAGATAATGCATATAGATGTTGATCCTGCTGAAGTCAGTAAAAATGTGAGAGCAGATTACCCTCTCGTTGGTGACATAAAGAAAATACTAAAAACGTTACTAAAAGGTATAGTTTATAAAAAAGATACGGATTGGATAAAAAAAGTATTGGAATGGAAGGAAATTTATCCTTTAAAATATGATATTTCAGACACGGTAATAAAGCCACAATATATTATAGAAAGAATATGCGAGCTTACTAAAGGTGATGCAATAATAACTACAGAGGTAGGACAACACCAGATGTGGGCGGCTCAGTATTTCAAGTATAATCGGTTCAGGCAGTTTATATCCTCAGGTGGCCTCGGAACAATGGGATATGGGCTTGGTGCATGTATTGGAGCACAGCTTGCCAGACCTGATAAAAAGGTTATAAATATTGCTGGGGATGGAAGCTTTAGAATGAATTGCAGTGAACTTGCTACAGCAGTTGAGTATAAACTTCCGATAATAATCGCACTTTTTAACAATAAGGCACTCGGAATGGTCCGCCAGTGGCAGGAACTATTTTTCGGGGGAAGATTCAGTCAGACATCAATCGACAGAGGAACAGATTTTGCAGCATTGGCGGAAGCCTTTGGGGCAAAAGGTATAAACGTAAACCACCCGGCTCAGGTAGATGCAGCTATTAGTACGGCTTTATCTGAAACCTGCCGTCCGGTACTGCTGAATTTTGAAATTGACAAGGATGACAAAGTATTTCCGATAGTTCCGCCGGGAGCCGGGTTAAATGAAGTGGTCGACTGTTAA